The Micromonospora sediminicola genome contains a region encoding:
- a CDS encoding 3-hydroxybutyrate dehydrogenase codes for MTAEPVAVPHVVHVDLSGRNALVTGGGSGIGRACALRLAAAGASVVVLDRNVEAAKAVAAEAGGRAEGVDLADPEAVDRLDVDADIVVNNAGLQHVAPVQEFPVERFEYIQRVMVEAPFLLIRRALPRMYANGWGRIVNISSVHGLRASPYKAAYVSAKHALEGLSKVVALEGAAHGVTANCINPAYVRTALVESQIADQAASHGIGEDEVIEKIMLARAAIKRLIEPEEVAELVAYLCAPPAAFLTGASIALDGGWTAN; via the coding sequence ATGACGGCAGAACCCGTGGCGGTCCCCCACGTCGTACACGTCGACCTCTCCGGTCGCAACGCCCTGGTGACCGGTGGTGGCAGCGGCATCGGACGGGCCTGCGCCCTGCGCCTGGCGGCGGCCGGCGCCTCGGTGGTGGTGCTGGACCGCAACGTGGAGGCGGCGAAGGCGGTGGCGGCCGAGGCGGGCGGCCGGGCCGAGGGGGTCGACCTGGCCGACCCGGAGGCGGTGGACCGGCTCGACGTCGACGCCGACATCGTGGTGAACAACGCCGGCCTGCAGCACGTGGCGCCGGTGCAGGAGTTCCCGGTGGAGCGGTTCGAGTACATCCAGCGGGTGATGGTGGAGGCGCCGTTCCTGCTGATCCGCCGGGCGCTGCCCCGGATGTACGCCAACGGCTGGGGCCGGATCGTGAACATCTCCTCGGTGCACGGGCTGCGCGCGTCGCCGTACAAGGCGGCGTACGTGTCGGCGAAGCACGCGCTGGAGGGCCTGTCGAAGGTGGTGGCCCTGGAGGGCGCGGCGCACGGGGTGACGGCCAACTGCATCAACCCGGCGTACGTGCGGACCGCGCTGGTGGAGAGCCAGATCGCCGACCAGGCGGCCAGTCACGGCATCGGCGAGGACGAGGTGATCGAGAAGATCATGCTGGCCCGGGCGGCGATCAAGCGGCTGATCGAGCCGGAGGAGGTGGCCGAGCTGGTGGCGTACCTGTGCGCGCCGCCCGCCGCGTTCCTCACCGGCGCGTCGATCGCCCTCGACGGGGGCTGGACGGCGAACTAG